From the Teredinibacter turnerae T7901 genome, one window contains:
- a CDS encoding putative RNA methyltransferase has translation MSWCCPKCMEPLIQQDKIFRCAQNHQYDQARQGYLNLLLANQKNSRNPGDSDTMIDARKAFLRAGFYAPLVEALQQAVCANVNKSAGCQLLDLGCGEGYYLEKIVASLGGSATAYGVDISKPAVRRAAVAGRQLQAKCEGLALFYAVASTYAIPLEDNCIDIALNVFAPFDGQEVLRVLRRGGLLVRVSPAERHLFQLKEKLYAEVRQHEKPAALNGFSIRTEQRLQFLIKLPNAAAIESLLAMTPLAWNGDPEARVALVGYEELSVEADFYIQVLEPEEMCQQ, from the coding sequence GTGAGTTGGTGTTGTCCGAAGTGCATGGAACCGTTAATTCAGCAGGATAAAATCTTTCGGTGCGCCCAAAATCATCAGTACGATCAAGCGCGGCAAGGCTATTTAAATCTTCTGCTTGCGAACCAGAAAAACAGCCGTAACCCTGGTGATAGTGACACCATGATTGATGCGCGCAAAGCCTTTTTGCGTGCTGGTTTTTATGCGCCATTAGTTGAAGCATTGCAGCAAGCAGTGTGCGCAAATGTAAATAAAAGCGCAGGTTGTCAGCTTTTGGATTTAGGCTGCGGTGAAGGCTATTATCTCGAAAAAATTGTCGCCTCACTCGGTGGTTCCGCCACTGCTTACGGCGTCGATATTTCCAAGCCTGCTGTGCGCAGAGCAGCAGTAGCGGGCAGACAGTTGCAAGCAAAATGTGAAGGGCTAGCGCTGTTTTACGCGGTCGCCAGTACGTATGCCATTCCTCTGGAAGACAATTGCATTGATATTGCGCTCAATGTTTTTGCGCCTTTCGATGGACAAGAAGTATTGCGGGTGTTGCGCCGCGGCGGCTTGTTGGTGAGAGTCAGTCCTGCAGAGCGGCATTTGTTTCAGCTAAAGGAAAAACTCTACGCAGAGGTGCGCCAACACGAAAAGCCGGCGGCACTGAACGGTTTTTCGATACGCACTGAGCAGCGTTTACAGTTTTTAATCAAGTTACCTAACGCGGCAGCAATTGAAAGTTTGTTGGCAATGACGCCGCTTGCCTGGAATGGCGACCCCGAGGCGAGGGTAGCTCTGGTTGGGTATGAGGAGCTCAGTGTTGAGGCGGATTTTTATATTCAAGTACTTGAGCCCGAGGAAATGTGTCAGCAATGA
- a CDS encoding late competence development ComFB family protein, with product MLLRSRNNPDTLVSTQDSVHNYYESLVIAQLLRASDRANEDAEFMADVTCVALNRLPPRYVRHDVDMTFFLSPAEMEEMETKVAHAVNHAMAYVETREREKLAATSRASDEERE from the coding sequence ATGCTACTGCGCTCCAGAAATAATCCGGATACACTCGTCTCCACACAAGACAGTGTGCACAACTATTACGAATCCCTGGTAATAGCACAGCTGTTACGTGCCAGTGACCGCGCCAATGAGGATGCAGAGTTTATGGCTGACGTTACCTGCGTCGCTCTGAACCGATTGCCACCACGCTATGTTCGCCACGATGTCGATATGACATTTTTTCTCTCCCCAGCAGAAATGGAGGAGATGGAGACCAAAGTCGCTCACGCAGTTAACCATGCAATGGCTTACGTTGAGACCCGCGAACGGGAAAAACTCGCCGCAACATCTCGTGCTTCAGACGAAGAGCGCGAATAA
- the tadA gene encoding tRNA adenosine(34) deaminase TadA: MSLNDEHWMTEALVLAREAAAQGEVPVGAVLVQDGAIIGRGSNNPIGSCDASGHAEICALRDAGQRQKNYRLPNATLYVTIEPCTMCLGAIVHARIARVVFGAPEPKAGVLESNPELLSAKYFNHEFAWSGGVCAQECSELIQQFFKFRRESKKRLRNQADGLE, encoded by the coding sequence ATGAGCTTAAACGACGAGCACTGGATGACAGAGGCACTGGTTCTAGCCCGGGAGGCTGCCGCACAGGGCGAAGTGCCTGTGGGTGCGGTACTGGTTCAAGACGGCGCTATTATTGGCCGAGGTTCTAACAACCCTATTGGCAGTTGCGATGCATCGGGTCATGCAGAGATCTGTGCGCTGAGAGATGCGGGTCAGCGGCAAAAAAATTATCGTCTGCCGAATGCAACTTTATATGTGACCATTGAACCTTGCACTATGTGCTTGGGCGCTATTGTGCATGCCAGAATCGCTCGAGTTGTATTTGGCGCGCCTGAACCAAAAGCTGGTGTGCTGGAAAGTAATCCTGAGCTTTTGTCCGCTAAATATTTTAATCATGAATTTGCATGGTCTGGCGGTGTTTGTGCGCAGGAGTGCAGCGAATTAATTCAGCAGTTTTTCAAATTTCGTCGAGAATCGAAAAAGCGATTGCGAAATCAGGCGGATGGTCTTGAGTGA
- the fldB gene encoding flavodoxin FldB — translation MNNPERAPIGLFYGSSTCYTEMAGEKIRAELGEDLVDVFNVADEPIANGLYYDYLIFGIPTWDYGELQEDWEEIWDEMDDLDFSGKTIALYGLGDQVGYPEWFLDALGYLYHKLNGQGAKIVGFWPADGYEFEQSKALLEDSQLFVGLALDEETEFDKSAERIATWCRQIRSEFGLD, via the coding sequence ATGAACAATCCCGAACGAGCACCCATTGGCCTGTTTTATGGCAGCTCCACCTGCTACACCGAAATGGCGGGCGAAAAAATTCGCGCAGAACTTGGTGAGGACCTGGTGGATGTTTTTAATGTTGCCGACGAGCCCATCGCCAACGGGCTTTACTACGACTACCTGATTTTTGGCATCCCCACCTGGGATTACGGTGAGCTGCAAGAAGACTGGGAGGAAATCTGGGATGAAATGGACGATCTCGATTTTTCCGGCAAAACAATCGCGCTCTACGGCCTGGGCGATCAAGTGGGCTATCCTGAATGGTTCCTCGATGCTCTGGGATACCTCTACCATAAGCTAAATGGTCAAGGCGCAAAGATAGTTGGATTCTGGCCTGCTGACGGCTACGAATTTGAGCAGAGCAAAGCCCTGCTCGAAGATTCACAGCTGTTTGTTGGATTAGCGCTGGACGAAGAAACTGAATTCGACAAGTCCGCCGAACGTATTGCAACCTGGTGCCGCCAGATCCGCAGCGAATTCGGGCTCGACTAG
- a CDS encoding DUF1653 domain-containing protein, with translation MTTEIIPGRYRHFRGNEYQVLDTARHSETEEVMVVYRCLYGDHSLWVRPLSLFASLVEVEIEGQLKSVPRFALVEPVDDRLADSGGLV, from the coding sequence GTGACAACAGAAATTATTCCCGGCCGCTACCGCCATTTTCGTGGCAATGAATATCAAGTGCTCGATACCGCACGCCACTCGGAAACCGAGGAGGTTATGGTGGTTTACCGTTGTCTATACGGTGACCACAGTTTGTGGGTTCGACCGTTATCGCTGTTTGCCAGTCTGGTTGAGGTGGAGATTGAGGGTCAGCTTAAATCTGTACCGCGGTTTGCGTTAGTTGAACCCGTGGACGACCGTTTGGCCGATAGCGGAGGGCTGGTGTGA
- a CDS encoding glutaminyl-peptide cyclotransferase → MSVTSMRGFHALALALLAFVAAPLWADEPLNYLLLEELAHDDQQFTQGLELVGDVMYESSGLTDKSFVRSYRVDTGEVIQETHFPGRVFAEGITLFNNKLYLLTWRNGILFTLNPSTLQITGSKKYRGEGWGIAHTDTELVMSDGSPTLTFRDPVSFKPKRTLQVKGKDGAIRDLNELEYAKGSLWANRWQTALIYRIDATTGAVTGVLDLAALIPPHLKNSYDHVLNGIAYDADKDAFWVTGKKWPVRYLIKILPGSKPAE, encoded by the coding sequence ATGTCAGTCACATCCATGCGAGGGTTTCACGCACTTGCGTTAGCGCTGCTCGCTTTTGTAGCGGCGCCCCTATGGGCTGATGAGCCACTCAACTACCTCTTACTTGAAGAACTGGCGCACGACGACCAGCAATTTACACAAGGTCTCGAGCTCGTCGGCGATGTGATGTATGAAAGTAGCGGGCTTACAGACAAGTCTTTCGTTCGCAGCTACCGGGTTGACACTGGCGAGGTTATTCAGGAAACCCATTTCCCTGGGCGGGTTTTTGCGGAAGGTATTACCCTGTTCAACAACAAGCTCTATCTCTTGACCTGGCGCAACGGGATATTGTTCACGCTCAACCCCAGCACATTACAAATAACCGGGAGCAAGAAATACCGGGGTGAAGGCTGGGGAATCGCACATACCGACACCGAACTGGTGATGAGTGATGGCTCTCCCACATTAACTTTCCGCGACCCAGTTAGCTTTAAGCCCAAACGCACACTACAAGTAAAAGGCAAGGACGGCGCAATCCGCGACCTCAATGAACTTGAGTACGCTAAAGGGTCGCTCTGGGCAAACCGCTGGCAAACCGCGCTTATTTACCGTATCGACGCCACAACCGGCGCAGTCACTGGCGTACTCGATTTAGCTGCTCTGATTCCCCCGCACCTTAAAAACTCCTACGATCACGTACTCAACGGTATCGCCTACGATGCTGACAAAGATGCTTTCTGGGTCACCGGTAAGAAGTGGCCTGTTCGCTACCTGATCAAAATTCTGCCTGGATCAAAACCCGCTGAATAA
- the mnmC gene encoding bifunctional tRNA (5-methylaminomethyl-2-thiouridine)(34)-methyltransferase MnmD/FAD-dependent 5-carboxymethylaminomethyl-2-thiouridine(34) oxidoreductase MnmC — translation MEKPLENASIRWDENNQPVSVQFGDVYFSKHNGLEETRFVFLAQNNLAERFAALVNGERFCIAETGFGSGLNFLACWQLWEQSRSTNCPATHLHFVSVEKYPLTREDLARALSLWPELKPYADQLIDQYPPQPARGVHRIRFPLGGVSLTLIFEDAADGLHQLKPCATDGSPAPQNYQFGPGKLKVDAWFLDGFAPAKNPGMWSPELFQSVGALSAENTSFATFTAAGLVKRGLQEAGFAIEKVPGFGRKREMLRGLFSWENPVANEETSPAGGESVTARGGARGSTRGNSARLFWHLLSPTDQPASNATNVAIIGGGLAGCMAAAALARRGLRVTIVEQQANLAQAASGNRQGVVYCRLSPHDDPLSRFNLLAQVFANNFYAAPDYNLFGSCGNRCGVLHLAMNDKQRTHYQAIAERYHCEQPQNGSISYGSASRAKLNHFQWLGEDAASECAGILVKYPGLFVQGAGWLSPQGVCNTLCSHPNIELRLSTEISDLRRTTNTWHLFDTQNAQVTTASHVVIANAAAAKKLAQTAELPLNQIRGQVTHIATNHAMGEPLVGLQTVICGDGYVSPPHENMVCAGATFTLRNHEQSLSGQCQQTNLDNLAAMVKMESGITPPPLDGRVGFRTTTPDYFPLVGPVPKTGEMRTRFSSLQHKANAELTTAGEYHENLFCLLGLGSRGLAYSPLAAETLAAVICSEPLPLSQELYRHINPARFLIRELIRGSRKRRD, via the coding sequence TTGGAAAAGCCGCTCGAAAACGCCTCTATTCGATGGGATGAGAATAACCAACCCGTCTCAGTACAATTTGGTGACGTGTATTTTTCGAAACATAACGGCCTCGAAGAAACCCGGTTCGTTTTCCTGGCGCAGAACAACCTCGCCGAACGTTTCGCTGCACTTGTAAACGGCGAGAGGTTTTGCATCGCAGAAACCGGGTTTGGATCAGGGCTGAATTTTCTCGCGTGCTGGCAGCTCTGGGAACAATCGCGCTCTACCAACTGCCCCGCTACGCACCTGCATTTTGTTTCGGTGGAGAAGTACCCCCTGACACGCGAGGACCTCGCCCGCGCACTCTCGCTGTGGCCTGAGCTGAAGCCTTATGCCGATCAGCTTATTGACCAATACCCACCTCAACCGGCGCGGGGTGTCCACAGAATCAGATTTCCTCTCGGCGGTGTCAGCCTAACGTTGATATTTGAAGATGCTGCAGACGGGTTGCACCAATTGAAACCCTGCGCGACCGACGGTTCGCCTGCGCCACAGAACTACCAATTTGGGCCGGGCAAGCTCAAAGTCGACGCCTGGTTTCTGGACGGATTCGCCCCGGCGAAAAACCCGGGCATGTGGAGCCCTGAACTCTTCCAAAGTGTCGGTGCACTAAGCGCTGAGAACACCAGCTTCGCGACCTTCACCGCTGCCGGCCTGGTTAAGCGTGGGCTGCAGGAAGCGGGTTTCGCGATCGAAAAAGTACCGGGATTTGGCCGCAAGCGGGAGATGCTGCGCGGTCTATTTAGTTGGGAAAATCCCGTCGCCAACGAGGAAACCTCTCCGGCTGGCGGCGAAAGCGTGACTGCGCGGGGAGGTGCTCGAGGAAGCACTCGAGGCAATTCAGCAAGGCTGTTTTGGCACCTACTGAGCCCGACTGACCAGCCTGCTTCCAATGCCACCAATGTCGCAATCATTGGCGGCGGGCTTGCGGGGTGCATGGCTGCCGCAGCCCTCGCCCGCCGGGGACTGAGAGTGACAATTGTTGAGCAGCAAGCAAACCTTGCGCAGGCAGCATCGGGCAATCGGCAGGGAGTTGTGTACTGTCGACTATCCCCTCACGACGACCCGCTAAGCCGGTTCAATTTGTTGGCGCAGGTATTCGCCAACAATTTCTACGCGGCCCCAGATTACAATCTGTTCGGCTCTTGTGGGAACCGCTGTGGCGTGCTGCACCTTGCCATGAATGACAAACAGCGCACACACTACCAGGCCATCGCAGAACGGTATCATTGTGAGCAACCACAAAATGGCTCTATTTCTTACGGCTCAGCATCAAGGGCCAAATTAAATCACTTTCAGTGGCTGGGCGAGGACGCCGCGTCAGAGTGCGCGGGCATCTTGGTAAAATACCCTGGCTTATTTGTGCAAGGCGCCGGCTGGCTGTCTCCCCAGGGTGTCTGCAACACACTGTGCTCGCACCCGAATATTGAGCTGCGGCTGAGTACCGAGATCTCCGATCTGCGCCGAACCACAAACACCTGGCACCTCTTCGACACACAGAACGCGCAAGTTACGACCGCATCACACGTCGTTATCGCCAATGCGGCAGCGGCAAAAAAATTAGCACAAACCGCCGAGCTGCCGCTCAATCAGATTCGGGGTCAGGTCACCCATATCGCCACTAACCACGCCATGGGTGAACCGCTTGTCGGTTTGCAAACCGTTATTTGCGGCGACGGGTACGTATCCCCTCCCCACGAAAATATGGTCTGTGCAGGCGCCACGTTTACGCTTCGCAATCACGAGCAAAGCTTAAGCGGGCAGTGCCAACAAACCAACCTCGACAACCTGGCGGCAATGGTTAAGATGGAAAGCGGAATAACGCCGCCTCCGCTGGACGGCAGGGTAGGATTTCGTACCACTACGCCGGATTATTTTCCTCTGGTGGGCCCAGTCCCAAAAACCGGCGAAATGCGAACGCGCTTCAGCTCCCTCCAACACAAGGCGAACGCCGAGTTGACAACTGCGGGTGAATACCATGAAAACCTGTTTTGCCTATTGGGTCTCGGCTCACGCGGGCTCGCCTACAGTCCACTTGCGGCAGAAACGCTCGCCGCCGTTATTTGCAGTGAACCTCTGCCTCTCAGCCAAGAGCTCTACCGACACATCAACCCCGCTCGTTTTCTGATTCGTGAACTCATTCGCGGCTCGCGGAAACGCAGAGACTGA